Proteins co-encoded in one Colletes latitarsis isolate SP2378_abdomen chromosome 2, iyColLati1, whole genome shotgun sequence genomic window:
- the LOC143345938 gene encoding sn-1-specific diacylglycerol lipase ABHD11: MENVSGVCCRYLIITRNIFVQHRRQDFMNTSFVSSSLSSKHIRNNSNSVVPVKLAYASYESMMGSKNVSKQPIIIMHGLFGSKHNWNSLSKAIHQQTDRKVITVDARNHGDSPHSTEMSYKHMAKDVVQLMNDLGFEKSILIGHSMGGSTMMYVALHYPELVEKLIVIDISPVRTSPQLLDLKKIFHIMRTLKLTGSPSLTKARRLAEDQLATVVKHLSLRQFLTMNIVEADNGQYKWRINLPVLEQNFESQIAKFPESENVYRGPTLFIGGANSDYIVAEDHNKIKKYFPSGQFIYINDANHWVHADKPTEFLKIAVDFINQP; encoded by the exons atggaaaacgtgaGTGGTGTGTGCTGTCGTTACCTGATAATAACACGAAATATTTTCGTGCAGCATCGGAGACAAGACTTCATGAACACTTCATTTGTCTCATCATCTTTATCATCTAAACATATACGTAACAACTCTAATTC AGTGGTTCCAGTTAAGCTTGCATATGCATCATACGAGTCAATGATGGGAAGCAAAAATGTATCCAAACAACCTATTATAATAATGCATGGTCTGTTTGGTTCAAAGCATAATTGGAACTCTTTATCAAAAGCAATCCATCAGCAAACAGATCGTAAG GTAATAACTGTAGATGCAAGGAATCATGGAGATTCTCCACATTCTACAGAAATGTCCTACAAACATATGGCAAAGGATGTGGTTCAACTTATGAATGACTTGGGATTTGAGAAATCTATACTGATAGGACACAGCATGGGAGGCTCTACAATGATGTATGTAGCCTTGCATTATCCAGAACTAGTAGAAAAATTAATAGTAATAGATATATCTCCTGTGAGGACTAGTCCTCAACTTTTGGATCTTAAAAAGATATTCCATATTATGCGTACTTTGAAACTAACTGGAAGCCCATCATTAACAAAAGCACGTAGACTGGCAGAGGATCAACTTGCAACTGTTGTCAAACATTTGAGTTTGCGTCAG TTTTTAACAATGAACATAGTGGAAGCTGATAATGGACAATACAAATGGCGAATTAATTTACCTGTACTCgaacaaaattttgaatcgcAAATAGCTAAATTTCCCGAGTCAGAAAATGTTTACAGAGGACCGACGTTATTCATAGGAGGTGCAAATAGTGATTATATAGTAGCAGAAGatcataataaaattaaaaaatattttccctcTGGCCAGTTTATATATATAAACGATGCAAATCATTGGGTTCACGCGGATAAACCAACCGAGTTCCTAAAGATTGCAGTTGACTTCATTAATCAACCATGA